The Pirellulales bacterium DNA segment AGCTCATCCGGCCTCGTCGAACCGGTTTCATCGCGGAGCGAAGCGAAAGGATGATAGATCGGATCGGCCAACCGCGACTGCGCCGCCGCGGCGATTCCCCAGCCGCTCGCCAACGATTCGACCGTCTGATCCGGGCGGTCGGCGTGCAGGCCCGGACGGAGATGGCCAATCTCGGCCGCCGCGATGCCGTGCCCCCGATAGATTTGCCCGTCGATGATGAGCCCACCACCGATCCCGCTGCCAATCGTCATGTAAAACACGACCCGCCGTCCGCGCCCGGCCCCAAACCGCGCCTCAGCCAATCCGGCCACGTCGCAATCGTTCCCCAACACGGCCGGCAAGCCGAACGTTCGCTGAAACCAATCGACCAGAGGGAAATCCTGCCAGCCCTCAACCTGATGGCTGCGAATGATTCGCCCCGCAGCCGATTCGACCGGGCCGCCGAACCCGATCCCGATCCGTGCGATTGGATAGCGGCGAAGCAGCGCCGCCGTCGCCGACTCGACTTGCGCCAGAATGCCAACCGCCCCGCCCGCCGGATCAATTTCATGCCGATCGAGTGCGACCAGCGGCGATCCATCCCCGGCCCCAACGCCAAGCTGCAACTTCGTCCCGCCGATTTCAATGCCGAGGAACATGAGAGGTGTCGAAAGTCCGGAAGGACGCGAAGTTGCAAACGAAGATGAACGTGCTTCACAATTTGATCGCATCCATCGCGTCCGCCTTTCATCTCCCTAGCGACTTGCGTCCGCATTGGCGGTCTTGCCAAGTTGGCTGGGCTTGGTGCCAAGCCAGATCTGCTCGCCGTGCTCCTTGAATCCGAGCACGACTGCTTCGACCGCGCTACCCAATGGCGGGTACTCGGACGGCGTCATCCGACCAACATCTTTGAAGTCAGTTATCTGAATCAGACCGTCAAAGGGCACGTTCTCAATAGTGGCGAACACACCGAAGGGACGGTGCTCCTTCACACAACACCAGACATGCGTACCAACTGGCAAGGAATGCTTGACAGCGTTCCAAGCGTCATCATCTGTCATTAATTCGATCTCCTCGATGTATCGCTTAGTCGTCTGAGTCACTTCGCATACCGTCCTTCTTGATTGATCCTGGCATACACGTCATTGAGCACCCAGTGGAAGAGCGCGAGGTGAATGCTTTCAACCATGCCCATGTCGTTGATCGGAACGTGCAGTCCGTGGCGCGCTAGCTTACGGAGTCGGCCGCCATCGTAGCCGGTCAGGCCGAGCGTGACCAAACCGTGGCGGTTGGCCCAGTCCACGGCGGCGAGCACATTCGGGCTATTTCCCGAGCCGCTGATGCCGATGGCTAGGTCGCCCGGACGGCCGAAGTTCATCAACTGCTGGACGAAGATTTGCTCGTAGCCGCAGTCGTTCCCCACGGCGAGAATCCAGCCGAGATTGTCGGTCAGGCTCATCACTTTGAGCCGGCGCTTCGATTCGTCGCGGAGGTGCTCGTGCCGCAGCAGGCTCTTGCCAAGGTCTTCGCTCATGTGCGTGGCGCTCGTGCCCGAGCCGCCGTTGCCGAAGACGAACACGAATTGCTCGTCGCGCCACGACTCGAACACGAGATCGGCCCAGACGCGCATCGCGGCCTGATCGATCCGGGCCAATTCCTCGCTCATCCGGTCGAGATACGCGGCGGCATCCAGCTCTGCTCCCAACATCAAGCTGATCTCCTGTGAATGAAGTCGATTGGTTATTCTACTTGCAAGCCAAGTCCATTCACAGCGGGTGCCATGGCCACTGCTCTGAGTGGCCATGTGCCGACACAGTCCATGCCCACGCCGACCCGCTGGCGGGCCCAGAGGGCGCCCCGCCCCGCGTGGGCATGGCACCCAAAGTATCAATACAGCATTGACGCACAAGCTCATTTACAGCCGCAAAAGCGCGGGAAACTTTCATGCCGACGAAATCAAAACCGGTCGTGCCCGGCGCTTCCGCGGCGCTCTGGCTGCTGCTGGCGATAAACCTGTTCAACTTCATCGACCGGTATGTATTGGCCTCGGTGTTGCCCAAGATTGAGACGGACTTTCACGCGAGCGGCTTTCAAGCCGGGGCGCTGCAGACCGCGTTTCTCGTGAGCTATATGCTATTCGCCCCGGCGTTTGGCTGGATGGGAGATCGCTTCGGACGATGGCGAATCATCGGGCTGGCCGTGATCGCGTGGAGCCTGGCGTCCGGCGCTTCGGGCTTGGCGACCGGCATCGGGATGATGCTGATTACGCGGATGTTCGTCGGCATTGGCGAAGCGGCCTACGGACCGATCGCCCCG contains these protein-coding regions:
- a CDS encoding ROK family protein is translated as MFLGIEIGGTKLQLGVGAGDGSPLVALDRHEIDPAGGAVGILAQVESATAALLRRYPIARIGIGFGGPVESAAGRIIRSHQVEGWQDFPLVDWFQRTFGLPAVLGNDCDVAGLAEARFGAGRGRRVVFYMTIGSGIGGGLIIDGQIYRGHGIAAAEIGHLRPGLHADRPDQTVESLASGWGIAAAAQSRLADPIYHPFASLRDETGSTRPDELRQRMIDVEEVAEEFAADLLSRADGMLDQVTAKLVAQAATDGNQIALDVLNHACQVLGWAIAQATTLLSPDVVVIGGGVSQIGESLLFAPLRSEVERYVFPPLLRSYEILHAQLGEEVVVHGALALAATR
- a CDS encoding SIS domain-containing protein; this translates as MLGAELDAAAYLDRMSEELARIDQAAMRVWADLVFESWRDEQFVFVFGNGGSGTSATHMSEDLGKSLLRHEHLRDESKRRLKVMSLTDNLGWILAVGNDCGYEQIFVQQLMNFGRPGDLAIGISGSGNSPNVLAAVDWANRHGLVTLGLTGYDGGRLRKLARHGLHVPINDMGMVESIHLALFHWVLNDVYARINQEGRYAK